Below is a genomic region from Eupeodes corollae chromosome 1, idEupCoro1.1, whole genome shotgun sequence.
ATTTAATTGGCCCTCTTCTTCCAATGTCTCCAAATTACTTGGCCATTGAATTGGTCGGAAAATGTAAACTACTCCCATTCTCTATTCCAGAAAAACAAGATTTAAGAATTAAGAAAAGGGTCGACAATACCATTTTTACTCCCATTCAttggattaaattttataaatcattttacaacagaaatgtttgtttttatcaagCTCCTAAAACCAACTTCTCCTTATTCTTCCATTGGAACTGGCAAAACTTCTTCAGTCACTTCGAATTTATGGATTTTTGTATTCAGCACAGCAGTGGTTCCCAATTTGAAATcataattcaactaaaaaaaaaaacaatcagcaaatacatttttcagcCAACTTCTCATCTGTTTCACTTACCTTCCTCTCGCCCTTTTGGTTGGAGAGCTCATAATTTCTCAAATAGTCACACGAGTCCTTTCGGATGACACACAAATCGACGTTCGATCCGGAACCCAGATCGTTGAAGATACCAGCGCGGATTGCATCACGCACCAGCAACTTGCCTTCCTCCTCTTCCATGTCGGGCTTCCAGCGCGACTCAAAGACTGACATAGCAGCCAAGCTTCCAGAGCCCATAGTGGCGTAGGGCAGCTTGTCAGAGGATCCGTGTGGATGGATGCAATAGATGTACGAGCCAGTTTTGTCCACCCCACCGAGGACGAGAGCAGCACTAATGTGTCCCTGGTAGCGGAACAACATCTGCTTGAGCAGAGTGTTGGCCGCAACAACTGGAACTTGACGTCCGGTGTTCAAACGATGCAATTCCAATTGAGAAGCGATTGAGTCGGTGGTCATTTCGGTATCAGCAGCGGTACCAGCTCCACAGcagcttaaaaacaaattcaatcatTAACAGAGTTCATTATGATGCCTATGATGTTCGGATACTT
It encodes:
- the LOC129938731 gene encoding proteasome subunit beta type-7 produces the protein MSVDIARDIPKAGFNFDNCKRNAQLMQNGFKPPKVVKTGTTIVGIIFKDGVILGADTRATEGPIVSDKNCSKIHFLAKNMYCCGAGTAADTEMTTDSIASQLELHRLNTGRQVPVVAANTLLKQMLFRYQGHISAALVLGGVDKTGSYIYCIHPHGSSDKLPYATMGSGSLAAMSVFESRWKPDMEEEEGKLLVRDAIRAGIFNDLGSGSNVDLCVIRKDSCDYLRNYELSNQKGERKLNYDFKLGTTAVLNTKIHKFEVTEEVLPVPMEE